The genomic segment ACGCTTCACAGACAGGACTCTGAAAAAGTTCAActtaaagagaaaatgtgagaataTGTTAAAgatcaattaaaataaaacacgtGAGCTGTTTTTTAAGTTCATCTTTTGTTTAGAGTTGACGGGGTTGAATTCTGGATATCACTGGTCGTCACATGTGCAGGAAGAtgagcgtgtgcgtgtgcgtgtgcgtgtgcgtgtgctgGAGGTCGTTGTTGGAGCTCCAGGCTGACGGGCTGAGCTCTGGTGACCTCTTCCTCAAGAGGGAGTGTTCTGtctgggggagagagagagaggacgaccATCTGGCCCCTTTGGGAGCCTGCAGGTCTCCTGCTGCACCGACGGTCGGCTCCTGGACACGTCTGCACCCTGCCggagtgtccttgagcaagacagaCAGAGTGAATCCCTGatcgtgacctctgacctttgtctCAGATGTTTAAAAGTCCAAacgcctcctcttcttctcgttTCTAGTTTTGACGTGAAGTTGTGTTGGTTCAGGTCACTTCTCTGTTGTCACAGTGTCGTTGTGAgaagaacgtgtgtgtgtctgtttgaactCGACAGATATTTGTATGTTTCTGggtttctgttttcttatcaatgcaactgtgtgtgtgtgtgtgtgtgtgtgtgtgtgtgtgtgtgtgcgtgcgtgtgttttcaGGCGGGACGAGGGACATCGGTTCAGCTCTCACCAGGATGTGCATGAGGCACCGAAGCATCGAGGCCAAGCTCCGCCAGTTCTCCATGTGagtaggtgtgagtgtgtgtgagtgtgtgtgtgatgaacagGTGTAGCATCGCCATGGcaacctgctcctcctcttcctgctccagctCTTTATCCTCCAtcttgctctccctctccctctctctctctctctctcagtgtgtttgagtgcagGACTAACTAACAAATATCctgattcattttgaaatgaattattaatcttattatcatcattgtgtttgtctgtgtctgtccctctgtcatgagcccctcgtcctcctcttcgtTCCGTCTTCTTCGTGCCGCCTCCTGAGAGGGTTCATGTTCATCAGTCTTtcacatcttcctctcctcctctcctgcctcgTCTTCTCCGTTAACTCTCTcaggacggagggagggagtcgATCAGAGTGAAATGAGAGGATGTCCTGAAACTCAGCTGGAGGATGTAAACAATCCACACATGCAAacgtataagtgtgtgtgtgtgtgtgtgcgtgtgcgtgtgcgtgtgtgtgtgtgtgtgtgtgtgtgtgtgtgtgtgtgtgtgtgtgtttccagggtGTTTCTGGACTGTCTGATCAACCCACTCCAGGAGCAGATGGAGGAGTGGAAGAGAGTCGCCAACACTCTGGACAAAGATCACGccaaaggtacacacacacacacacatgcacacacacacacacagcctctaaCCAACACCTAATTCCACCCTGATGACTCTGAGTGATTTCTACGGCTCAGTTTCCTTCTGTTCTCTACACTGACGTCATCTtcatgtgtttcctctgcagagtaTAAGAAGGCTCGTCAGGAGATCAAGAAGAAGTCGTCCGACACcatgaagctgcagaagaaagcaaagaaaggtCTGTGATCTGTGGAAACTCTTTTCTATGAGTCAGTTGTAATGAAGCTATCAGTGTTCAGCGGTTCCATCAATCTGCAGGGTTATTTAAAGGCTGTGATCTCATGAGTTTAAAATTCATGTCgtgtttctttctcctcccGTTACGCCGGCGTCCCATcatgctctgctctgctcagctGATGTATTTGGTAAGTTTACACCCACTCATCACCTGCCACAGAAACTCTGGTCGAATCCGACACAATAAGGAGAATCTTAGGGTccgacattttccagacattttaccaggaggctgcaggagaagatccagaaaatatccagagacactgactcagatatttgttctcacatacagaacatgtcaggaacatgtcaggaacacgtcaggacttcagtgcaggtctgagagTGCTTGTGTAGTTACAGATGtgtcttcgtgtgtgtgtgtccaggtcgCGGGGACCTCCAGCCTCAGCTGGACAGCGCCATGCAGGACGTCAGTGATAAGTATCTGTTGCTGGAGGAGACGGAGAAGCAGGCGGTGAGGAAGGctctggtggaggagaggagtcgCTTCTGCTGCTTCGTGTCGATGCTGAGGCCTGTGGTGGTCAGTCTgacaaaagacacagagacatgtcacaaaaacacaactgtcaCAGAGATGAGGTCGTTTTCTCTCtgagagtctgaagcttcatgtgttcGTGTTTCATTGGTTCTGTTTTACTTCACGTTGTGATTTAGGGACTAAAGACTTCAGTCTGACATTCGTACGttctgtcgtcatcacctacaaACTCTGATGCGGAGTtaccgtgtgtttgtgtgtcaggaggaggagatgtcCATGTTGGGGGAGATCACTCACCTGCAGACGCTGACTGACGACCTGAAGGCCTTGACCATGGACCCACACAAGCTGCCCGCCTCCAGCGAGCAGGTACGACGGTCTGAACATCCAGATTCCTCCGATTGAACCGACCTGTCTCCGTGATGCGTTCAAAGACACAGTCTGTGCAGAACACTTTCTGATCAAATATCCAAATCTTATGAATGAACCTCATTTCCCAGAGTTCATAGCAGGTCATAGGTCCCAGGCAGGAGAGTTGAGGCTTCATCTTCAGGCCGAAGGACCCGATTCTATTTAACTTCTGATTTGTTCTCTCAGGTCATCGTGGACCTGAAGAGCTCAGACTGTACCTGGTCATACCAAACTCCGCCCTCATCGCCGAGCACCACGGTATCCAGGAAGTCCAGCATGTGCAGGTAGGTGACTGGTTACCATGGTTACAAAAAGCATCACACTGCCACCCTGTGGCCCTTTGGAATTCTAGTTTCACTTCTTGTGAGGAGTCTGAGACGATTTCATCTGAAGCTCTTGATatgtttcagtttatttttcagatttaaaacattCGGGCTGATGAATCAAAACCCAGAAAACCAAGAGAAGAGATtctcatttaatgtttttagttttattaacAACAGATCCCTGAGATCTGAGAAACGAATTctgctgttttatgttttatgagaTGTTTTAATCAATTAGTATTTTTGTGTTTAGGAAAAAATACAGATCTAAtagttttttctatttttacaaggaaaaactttttaaaattaattactttgtttttctgaatgaaCAATCCTTCTACTTTCCGTCTGAACAAAGTCCAGAGACGTCTGAGCGAACAcgacaaactcacacacaaaaaaacctggAAAGGGAAAAGGACATTTCCTTTCTGAAGAGAATGATATAACCTGAGCAGAACCAGGCAGCGTCTCACATCCCGTCCTCTTTGTCCCACAGCAGCCTGAACAGTGTGAACAGCAGCGACTCTCGCTCCAGCGGCTCACACTGCCACTCCCCCACCTCCCACTTCCGTTACcgcgcctcctcctcctcctcctcctcggtgcTCCCCCAGCAGACACCGGCCCGCCTCTCCTCGGTCTCCTCCCACGACTCTGGCTTCATCTCCCAGGACGCCTTCCAGTCCAAATCGCCTTCGCCGATGCCTCCGGAATCCTCACAGGTGAGTTTGAAGCTGCTGGGGAGGAGGACGACTTCACGTTACACAGGTTCATCAGACACGATTAGCAGAAAATTAATATATAACTTGAATCATCTGGTCATTTTTACGAGTATCAGCTTCTTCAATCTTTGCTTCTTTAAATTTTGATAAACATGAAGCAGCGTGAAGTCAGGTGGGTCATTTAATCATCTGCTATTGGCTGTGACGACGGACTGAGACCGTCCCGTGACTGGTCGTCGTAATCTCAAGATGGCGGCGCCCGTTTCTGGGATACGGGCACCGcctgtgtcgtccatctttctttaCAGCTTCTTGTcgcagattaactgattagagtTGGGCCGTCGAAGGTCCagggtcacggtgacctcacaaaacaggTTTCTACCTGTTGGACATCTCAAGTCTTTAGAGAACCGTGTGAAGCACGTTTAGATAAGTGCGATATACATAAagtcatttttatattattcatattattattcctTCAAAGGTCCCAGTGACCTCACATGAGTCTGGGAAAAATGTATGTGACTGAAGCTGCTTCAACCACAGGGAGGCCATTCTGCTTATTTTCACATATCAGAGACTTGAGCTCGTTATCTTTCTCTTCACTCCATCTGCTgaagctgcttctgcttcatcTAACTCGTCGGATGTTTgcgctgcagctgcttgttTCACTGTCTGTGACTCTTGTTTATATTTTCTCCTGACTAATCTGTCgcacttcctctgcttcttctgtttctctgtgtttttatctgctgtCGTGGCTTCTCTCTGTGCACCCTGCAAactgctgactgtgtgtgtgtgtctgtctgtctgtctgtctgtctgtctgtctgtgtgtgtctgtctgtatgtgtgtgtgtctgtctgtctgtctgtgtgtgtgtgtgtgcatcattcTGCTGCAGTCATGCGTCTCTCCTTTACGCTGTCAGTCTGTCAATGAGgagttttcctcctcctcatcttcctcacccTCGCACCATGACCCTCGCTCTGCAACACAACAGGTGAACGTCTTCAtgtgaacgcacacacacacacacacacacacacacacacacacacacacacacaggaggattCTTTCAGACtattgtaaaatgtttaaatctgtgCATCAGCTTTTCGTCCTCAACAGTCACAACCAtctttttgaattgttttgatTCTTTTCTCATCCGCTCACGTTCAGTTGTCGAATGGTTTTGACCATCACGCTGCCCTCTGTCTGCACGGAGCGGCACCTCAGGCCCAGGACACCCACCTCCACCCTCCATACTTCACctccttcaccaccaccaccaccacctctcccATCTCCTCGCCCTCCTATTCGTCTGTTTCTCCCACGTGGCCGTGGTCTCGTTCAGGCTCCGGCCAGTCAGGAGAGGTCCAGCCACTCAGCCCCCCGGGGCTGGGACTGGTCGCGTCATCTCGAATCCCGTCCTGGAAGGTTTGATCCTCACTGCTCCTCATgtcatcctcctctttccttcagTTTATCCTTCTGTCGTCTTCTGATGCAGTTCTCTTACTTCTTGTCTCCATTTGAATTTAGTTTTCCTTCTTTGCTCAGTTTGAAAGCGAACAGGGATAAATTGCgtctgtttggttttcattataacattttacagaaaactTTGATTCTCTCTTGATTATAACATGAATTATAAAATGTGAGAAACATTTACTGTCAGTAAAGTTTGTAAGAATCCCAAGTATTTCAGCTTCAAAATGCCATGACGCCGTCATAGGTTAATACAGAACTATTTCAGGATTCTATTTATAAGTAACAGTGTCGGTCATTAGTGTTTCAATTGTTTAAACAAATGATTAATCAAAAACAATCAATTAATAATCTTAGGTTCACAACAGTTCAAATCTAATGTAAATCTAAAATGATTCCatcaaatatcagaaaatataaATTGTCTGAAATATAATCATGACCAAATATGAGTTTTTCATTCGTGCGGTGAGACGTGacgctcctccacctccatgtCTGTGTAGGACTGGGCCAAACCAGGTCCCTACGACCAGCCGATGGTCAACACCCTGAGGAGGAGCAAGGACAGGAGAGAGACTACAGATCCCAGCAGCCACCAGGGCGCGGATGTCACTACACCAGGGGAGGAGCTACAAGGGGTCAAAGGAAGCCACTCCCTGACATCGCCCAAGGTCAGATGACTTTGTGTTTAGTTAATTTCAGttcacactgactgactgagagcCAATCACGTCTGagataacgtgtgtgtgtgtgtgtgtggcaggaggACAGGGAGGTCCATGAGGAGCTGGCCCGAGTTCTGGCCCGTGGTCTCCAGCTGGACATCCACGGCTCCAGTAGAGACTCGCTGCAGGGCTCCAGCGGCTACAGCAGCCAGACCAACACACCGTGCTGCTCAGAGGACACCATCCCCTCAcaaggtgcacacacacactcacacacagacacacacactcacacacagacacacacagtcatcttTTAAAACGTATAGGAAATATATTCATCATACAACATTgggtttatgacccatactgcagccagccaccagggggcggttGAAACGCTTGGTGGAGTGTTCATGTTGCCCATCTCTCTATACACTCACAGTTACACGCTAAAACACTCTGTATGTTAAATGACATGTTTAAAGTATAAAATACAGGCGTGTGTGTTCTGTCAGACGTGGACGACAGACGTGTTGAGATCAACTTGTTTTCTGTTCACTGTAGTCTCAGACTGTGACTACTACACGGTTGGAGTGGATCAGGACAGCGAGCAGCAGTCGTCCGACTTCGATAAATCCTCCACCATCCCCAGAAACAGTGACATCAGTCAGTCGTACCGCCGCATGTTTCAGTCCAAACGTCCCGCCTCCACCGCCGGCCTGCCCTCCAACCCCGCCGCTGTAATCACCCCCGGAGTTGCCACCATCCGACGGACGCCGTCCTCCAAACCTAACCTGCGTCGACCCTCCGGGGGCCTCAACCTGGGCCCCATCCCCATCAAGCCCCCCATGATCCCCGTCAAGACCCCCACTGTGCCTGAGCATCCCGGTTTCCCCAGCAGAGCGGTGTCAGAGGACAGCAACACACCGCGGACCCCTCTCAGCCCCGCGACCACACCTCTGTCACCAGGCAGCAACGGGCCGTTTTCGCCAAAGTCCTGCTCCTGTGACGCCCCGCACCTCTTAAAGGGGTCAGATCCTCCAACCCCACCTCCGCAGCCCGGTGGGCGGGTGTCAGAGTGGGAGCGCCGGCCTCTCCCAGAGCTCCTGGAAGAGTCGGAATACGGTGAGGTGGAGGACTTTCTGGTGGCCATACGGCGAGGAGTCAAACTCAAGAAGACGACGACCAATGACCGCTCAGCGCCGATGATTCACTGAGAGGAGAAGGCTTTGTTTGACTTGGGCCATTTTGCGTCCCTGACGGAGTTTCAGTAAATATACTGTTAAAGGGACACAAAATGGTTACTGTCGAGTAACAGCAAACGGAAAACTACGACGTCAAGTGAATGTCAAGAATAAGAAGTTGCCCAGAGACTCTGATCAGAGTTTACATACATATGCTCTCACTGTAGTTTGAACGTTTCTTCTCTGACACAAACTGAAGGCAAACGACTGTGTGGAAAAGCTAAAATTCCTTTTCTGAAATTGAAATTCATCGTGAACATAAAACCTTCTGTAGAGTATCAGACGTGTTCAGGCTGAGAATTTCTCCACAGTCACAAATTCTGTTGCTggagaaacaaactgaaaaccttCAGCTTCTTCAAGTTAAAAAATTCAAATTGCGCTCGACTAATTTCGGTAAAGTTCTGCTGTGAGTTTCCCACTGGGATCATTGATCCGAGATCATTTCCTCAACTTCAGCACACGAGAGAAAAGGTGTGAGCGCTGTGAACGAGGTAATTCTACTTGTAACAGAAGCGactgaaacaaaactaaatttgacttttaatttAAGAAATGACGATAGATGAGAAGTAGAGAAAAACTCAAAGAGATAAACATGAACCAGAACAACGACGGAGTATTTTCAAAagatcagaaaatgatttgtatatacatatttataatttgacgtgtttgtatgtttttttgtcatatgCTCCCTCTACACCCCATAGTCTCCTCCCATTTCCCCGTTAAAGGTGCCAAAAGCCTTCGTGCTGAATTTAACTTAAATATTCTCTATTTAATTGAAACGATGCTGGATTAgtttttctgtaaaaacatAGATTCGGTGTTTGATAGGGAATAAAACAGCCTGGAAGAAAACACTGAGCTCCTAATGAGCTGAGTGTTTGTATATGTAGGGTTAGCAGAATGGAGAGTGGCATAGAACCATTTTAATAGCAgctaaggtttttttttgttgttgcagccATTAACAGCAGACACGCAGTAGATTGATCTGCATGTTCTTTAAGGTTCGACCCCGGTTCAAACAATCAGTGTGGCCCTTAAATGAAACGTAGGAATCGTTTCTAACGTCCGTGCAACAGGTGTAAGCAAAAGCGGAACTCAAAACGTGGAGGCCTACAACTTGCTAAATTGACTGAAGATCAAATACTCTGAAGGAATTCTTATTTGTTCATTATTTGGCTTTTttagacttttattttctgtgaggCAACAAATCAGGAGTAAACTCCACCAATGATAGCTCCTGCCGTTAATCACTATTTGTGAGTTTGTCAGTGTGTAGTTTGACCGCACACCGAACCTACCACCAGAGTAGCAACTGTACAGAGTGTGTTAGCGTACACTTTAACGTCCATGGTAGTACTCGTGTTACTACAGGTTCCTTGGTACTACCTAGACGTAGTATTTGGAGTAATGTGGATTAGTGTATGGGTCTGTGGTAGTGAACCCTGTGATCTAATGGTGCGCTGTAT from the Paralichthys olivaceus isolate ysfri-2021 chromosome 20, ASM2471397v2, whole genome shotgun sequence genome contains:
- the LOC109641591 gene encoding protein MTSS 1-like isoform X4; this encodes METVMERECSALGGLFQTVIGDMKGSYPVWDDFISKASKLQSQLRTTVVAVAAFLDAFQKVADLATNSRGGTRDIGSALTRMCMRHRSIEAKLRQFSMVFLDCLINPLQEQMEEWKRVANTLDKDHAKEYKKARQEIKKKSSDTMKLQKKAKKADVFGRGDLQPQLDSAMQDVSDKYLLLEETEKQAVRKALVEERSRFCCFVSMLRPVVEEEMSMLGEITHLQTLTDDLKALTMDPHKLPASSEQVIVDLKSSDCTWSYQTPPSSPSTTVSRKSSMCSSLNSVNSSDSRSSGSHCHSPTSHFRYRASSSSSSSVLPQQTPARLSSVSSHDSGFISQDAFQSKSPSPMPPESSQDWAKPGPYDQPMVNTLRRSKDRRETTDPSSHQGADVTTPGEELQGVKGSHSLTSPKEDREVHEELARVLARGLQLDIHGSSRDSLQGSSGYSSQTNTPCCSEDTIPSQVSDCDYYTVGVDQDSEQQSSDFDKSSTIPRNSDISQSYRRMFQSKRPASTAGLPSNPAAVITPGVATIRRTPSSKPNLRRPSGGLNLGPIPIKPPMIPVKTPTVPEHPGFPSRAVSEDSNTPRTPLSPATTPLSPGSNGPFSPKSCSCDAPHLLKGSDPPTPPPQPGGRVSEWERRPLPELLEESEYGEVEDFLVAIRRGVKLKKTTTNDRSAPMIH
- the LOC109641591 gene encoding protein MTSS 1-like isoform X2; its protein translation is METVMERECSALGGLFQTVIGDMKGSYPVWDDFISKASKLQSQLRTTVVAVAAFLDAFQKVADLATNSRGGTRDIGSALTRMCMRHRSIEAKLRQFSMVFLDCLINPLQEQMEEWKRVANTLDKDHAKEYKKARQEIKKKSSDTMKLQKKAKKADVFGRGDLQPQLDSAMQDVSDKYLLLEETEKQAVRKALVEERSRFCCFVSMLRPVVEEEMSMLGEITHLQTLTDDLKALTMDPHKLPASSEQVIVDLKSSDCTWSYQTPPSSPSTTVSRKSSMCSSLNSVNSSDSRSSGSHCHSPTSHFRYRASSSSSSSVLPQQTPARLSSVSSHDSGFISQDAFQSKSPSPMPPESSQLSNGFDHHAALCLHGAAPQAQDTHLHPPYFTSFTTTTTTSPISSPSYSSVSPTWPWSRSGSGQSGEVQPLSPPGLGLVASSRIPSWKDWAKPGPYDQPMVNTLRRSKDRRETTDPSSHQGADVTTPGEELQGVKGSHSLTSPKEDREVHEELARVLARGLQLDIHGSSRDSLQGSSGYSSQTNTPCCSEDTIPSQVSDCDYYTVGVDQDSEQQSSDFDKSSTIPRNSDISQSYRRMFQSKRPASTAGLPSNPAAVITPGVATIRRTPSSKPNLRRPSGGLNLGPIPIKPPMIPVKTPTVPEHPGFPSRAVSEDSNTPRTPLSPATTPLSPGSNGPFSPKSCSCDAPHLLKGSDPPTPPPQPGGRVSEWERRPLPELLEESEYGEVEDFLVAIRRGVKLKKTTTNDRSAPMIH
- the LOC109641591 gene encoding protein MTSS 1-like isoform X3, giving the protein METVMERECSALGGLFQTVIGDMKGSYPVWDDFISKASKLQSQLRTTVVAVAAFLDAFQKVADLATNSRGGTRDIGSALTRMCMRHRSIEAKLRQFSMVFLDCLINPLQEQMEEWKRVANTLDKDHAKEYKKARQEIKKKSSDTMKLQKKAKKADVFGRGDLQPQLDSAMQDVSDKYLLLEETEKQAVRKALVEERSRFCCFVSMLRPVVEEEMSMLGEITHLQTLTDDLKALTMDPHKLPASSEQVIVDLKSSDCTWSYQTPPSSPSTTVSRKSSMCSSLNSVNSSDSRSSGSHCHSPTSHFRYRASSSSSSSVLPQQTPARLSSVSSHDSGFISQDAFQSKSPSPMPPESSQSCVSPLRCQSVNEEFSSSSSSSPSHHDPRSATQQDWAKPGPYDQPMVNTLRRSKDRRETTDPSSHQGADVTTPGEELQGVKGSHSLTSPKEDREVHEELARVLARGLQLDIHGSSRDSLQGSSGYSSQTNTPCCSEDTIPSQVSDCDYYTVGVDQDSEQQSSDFDKSSTIPRNSDISQSYRRMFQSKRPASTAGLPSNPAAVITPGVATIRRTPSSKPNLRRPSGGLNLGPIPIKPPMIPVKTPTVPEHPGFPSRAVSEDSNTPRTPLSPATTPLSPGSNGPFSPKSCSCDAPHLLKGSDPPTPPPQPGGRVSEWERRPLPELLEESEYGEVEDFLVAIRRGVKLKKTTTNDRSAPMIH
- the LOC109641591 gene encoding protein MTSS 1-like isoform X1; this encodes METVMERECSALGGLFQTVIGDMKGSYPVWDDFISKASKLQSQLRTTVVAVAAFLDAFQKVADLATNSRGGTRDIGSALTRMCMRHRSIEAKLRQFSMVFLDCLINPLQEQMEEWKRVANTLDKDHAKEYKKARQEIKKKSSDTMKLQKKAKKADVFGRGDLQPQLDSAMQDVSDKYLLLEETEKQAVRKALVEERSRFCCFVSMLRPVVEEEMSMLGEITHLQTLTDDLKALTMDPHKLPASSEQVIVDLKSSDCTWSYQTPPSSPSTTVSRKSSMCSSLNSVNSSDSRSSGSHCHSPTSHFRYRASSSSSSSVLPQQTPARLSSVSSHDSGFISQDAFQSKSPSPMPPESSQSCVSPLRCQSVNEEFSSSSSSSPSHHDPRSATQQLSNGFDHHAALCLHGAAPQAQDTHLHPPYFTSFTTTTTTSPISSPSYSSVSPTWPWSRSGSGQSGEVQPLSPPGLGLVASSRIPSWKDWAKPGPYDQPMVNTLRRSKDRRETTDPSSHQGADVTTPGEELQGVKGSHSLTSPKEDREVHEELARVLARGLQLDIHGSSRDSLQGSSGYSSQTNTPCCSEDTIPSQVSDCDYYTVGVDQDSEQQSSDFDKSSTIPRNSDISQSYRRMFQSKRPASTAGLPSNPAAVITPGVATIRRTPSSKPNLRRPSGGLNLGPIPIKPPMIPVKTPTVPEHPGFPSRAVSEDSNTPRTPLSPATTPLSPGSNGPFSPKSCSCDAPHLLKGSDPPTPPPQPGGRVSEWERRPLPELLEESEYGEVEDFLVAIRRGVKLKKTTTNDRSAPMIH